In Pseudomonas asiatica, the following are encoded in one genomic region:
- a CDS encoding phosphatase PAP2 family protein has protein sequence MQQPNRPRPINFWLYLGLPLATAIGLILLELTSVDMDIANLFFDPAAGQFIGRHSYLLENILHDRVKQGVILLGVMSLVTFAASFFWKRLFGWRRELGCLVLALGLSTAFVTPLKKVTQVQCPWSLTQFGGKETYSKLLEPRPATDKPGLCWPGGHAATGFCLFGLFFMLRDRKPRLARVALTVAFVAGSVLSLGRMMQGAHFLSHNVWTAVFCWLIGLGSYYLVLYRRGMAEVPAAERSVA, from the coding sequence ATGCAGCAACCAAATCGCCCCCGCCCGATCAATTTCTGGCTTTATCTGGGGCTACCCCTGGCGACCGCAATCGGCCTGATTCTGCTGGAACTGACCTCGGTCGACATGGACATTGCCAACCTGTTCTTCGACCCTGCTGCCGGGCAGTTCATCGGCCGCCACAGCTATTTGCTGGAGAACATCCTGCATGACAGGGTCAAGCAGGGGGTGATCCTGCTGGGAGTGATGTCGCTGGTGACCTTTGCTGCCAGCTTCTTCTGGAAGCGCCTGTTCGGCTGGCGCCGTGAGCTGGGCTGCCTGGTGCTGGCACTGGGCCTTTCCACGGCGTTTGTCACACCGCTGAAGAAAGTGACCCAGGTGCAATGCCCGTGGAGCCTGACCCAGTTTGGCGGGAAGGAAACCTACAGCAAGCTGCTGGAGCCGCGGCCGGCAACCGACAAGCCCGGGCTGTGCTGGCCGGGCGGGCATGCCGCCACCGGGTTCTGCCTGTTCGGGCTGTTCTTCATGTTGCGTGATCGCAAGCCAAGGCTGGCGCGAGTGGCGTTGACGGTGGCCTTCGTCGCCGGGTCGGTGCTGTCGCTGGGGCGGATGATGCAGGGAGCGCACTTCCTGTCGCACAACGTGTGGACGGCGGTGTTCTGCTGGTTGATCGGCTTGGGGTCGTATTACCTGGTTCTGTATCGGCGGGGAATGGCTGAGGTGCCTGCTGCCGAGCGTAGCGTTGCCTGA
- a CDS encoding AmpG family muropeptide MFS transporter: MPRKTWRAALAAYASPSTLVLLLLGFAAGLPYMLVFSTLSVWLREAGVARETIGYASLIGLAYAFKWVWSPLLDQWRLPLLGSLGRRRSWLLLSQALVVIGLVGMSLCDPQQHLSWLIALAVLVAFASATQDIAVDAYRLEIADDQRQAALAASYMAGYRVAALLATAGALFFAEWFGSTGFSYLHKAWAGTYVMFAVMMLPAVFTTLIMREPPVPMRTQLSAARYGLVHQLASVFVLIILLVSVPASFTQMFNTGWSSVISGDATPLDLLLEDRAFLRLILYVLLTWACLSSLGRRGLAPVLTPVNDFIARYRWQALLLLGLIATYRMSDTVMGVMANVFYIDMGFTKDQIASVSKIFGLIMTLVGAGVGGLLIVRFGIMPILFIGGAASAGTNILFLMLADMGPNLQMLVVTISLDNFSSGLATSAFVAYLSSLTNLKFSATQYALLSSIMLLLPRLIGGYSGVMVEKFGYHDFFLITALLGVPTLILIALQWRQEAGPGKPVAEEGSAAERP; the protein is encoded by the coding sequence ATGCCCCGTAAAACCTGGCGCGCTGCGCTTGCTGCCTATGCCAGCCCGTCAACCTTGGTACTTTTGCTGCTCGGCTTCGCCGCCGGTCTGCCCTATATGCTGGTGTTCTCCACCCTTTCGGTGTGGTTGCGCGAAGCTGGCGTGGCCCGCGAGACCATTGGTTACGCCAGCCTGATCGGCCTGGCGTACGCCTTCAAGTGGGTGTGGTCGCCACTGCTCGACCAATGGCGCCTGCCGCTGCTCGGCAGCCTGGGGCGCCGGCGTTCGTGGTTGCTGCTGTCGCAAGCGCTGGTGGTGATCGGGCTGGTCGGCATGAGCCTGTGCGACCCGCAGCAGCATCTGTCTTGGCTGATCGCCCTGGCGGTGTTGGTGGCCTTCGCTTCGGCCACCCAGGACATCGCGGTCGATGCCTACCGCCTGGAAATCGCCGACGACCAGCGCCAGGCTGCACTCGCCGCCAGCTATATGGCCGGCTACCGCGTGGCGGCCCTGCTGGCCACGGCTGGTGCCCTGTTCTTCGCCGAGTGGTTCGGCTCCACTGGCTTCAGCTACCTGCACAAGGCCTGGGCCGGCACCTACGTCATGTTCGCGGTGATGATGCTGCCCGCCGTGTTCACCACCCTGATCATGCGCGAACCGCCCGTACCCATGCGTACCCAGCTGTCGGCAGCGCGCTATGGGCTGGTGCACCAGCTGGCCTCGGTGTTCGTGCTGATAATCTTGCTGGTATCGGTACCGGCCAGCTTCACCCAGATGTTCAATACCGGCTGGTCCAGCGTCATCTCCGGTGATGCAACGCCACTGGACCTGCTGCTGGAAGACCGCGCCTTCCTGCGCCTGATCCTCTATGTGCTGCTGACATGGGCGTGCCTGTCGAGCCTGGGCCGTCGCGGCCTCGCGCCGGTGCTGACCCCGGTCAACGACTTCATCGCCCGCTACCGCTGGCAGGCCCTGCTGTTGCTCGGCCTGATCGCCACCTATCGCATGTCGGACACGGTAATGGGCGTGATGGCCAACGTGTTCTACATCGACATGGGCTTCACCAAGGACCAGATCGCCAGCGTCAGCAAGATCTTCGGCCTGATCATGACCCTGGTCGGCGCCGGTGTTGGCGGCCTGCTGATCGTGCGCTTCGGCATCATGCCGATCCTGTTCATCGGCGGTGCGGCCTCCGCGGGCACCAACATTCTGTTCCTGATGCTGGCCGACATGGGCCCGAACTTGCAAATGCTGGTGGTGACCATCTCGCTGGACAACTTCAGCTCCGGCCTGGCCACCTCGGCCTTCGTTGCCTACCTGTCGAGCCTGACCAACCTGAAGTTCTCGGCTACCCAGTACGCGTTGCTCAGCTCGATCATGCTGCTGTTGCCAAGGCTGATCGGGGGTTATTCGGGGGTCATGGTGGAGAAATTCGGTTACCACGACTTCTTCCTGATCACTGCCCTCCTTGGCGTGCCGACCCTGATCCTGATTGCCCTGCAGTGGCGCCAGGAGGCCGGGCCGGGCAAACCGGTTGCAGAGGAAGGTTCGGCGGCCGAGCGGCCCTGA
- a CDS encoding MFS transporter, whose translation MKPLLYITPLRALLFGLTLALFELLTYLASDAVMPAMPVVVGDLDASPEYIPHALNLYLLGGVVLQWLIGPLADRYGRRPLLLIGCAFFGLACLATFWVHDIGLFNLLRLLQGIGLGFVVTVSYPALNEAFSEADAVRMMALLANIALLSPLLGPLVGTLLLQWLDWRWLFVAFAIGAVVAWLLLYRLMPETLGVERRDGSRLAFTPIHLLPLLAGYGQLLGNRRFVAGSAALGLVGLPLIGWIGLSPVLLIHDEGLSTMEYALWQLPVFGGLILGNLIINRIADRYPLAALVRGALWPYLAGLCLMGLATWYWPSVTSVVAGMSLYALGLGVANAVLYRMTLFASEQSKGLVSAMLGMITIALLGLGGALLAMIGAGTSLLHFALAAGVAGALALWPLWFVVGGRPGEGAVAQ comes from the coding sequence ATGAAACCACTGCTGTACATCACCCCCCTGCGTGCCTTGCTGTTCGGCCTGACCCTGGCCCTGTTCGAGCTGCTCACCTACCTGGCCAGCGATGCCGTCATGCCGGCCATGCCGGTGGTGGTCGGCGACCTGGATGCCAGCCCCGAATACATTCCCCACGCCCTCAACCTGTACCTGCTGGGGGGCGTGGTGCTGCAATGGCTGATCGGCCCGTTGGCCGACCGCTATGGCCGGCGCCCGTTGCTGCTGATCGGCTGCGCGTTCTTCGGCCTGGCCTGCCTGGCCACCTTCTGGGTCCACGACATCGGCCTGTTCAACTTGCTGCGCCTGCTGCAAGGCATCGGCCTGGGGTTTGTGGTCACGGTCAGCTACCCGGCCCTGAACGAAGCCTTCAGCGAAGCCGACGCCGTGCGCATGATGGCCCTGCTGGCCAATATCGCCTTGCTCTCGCCTTTGCTCGGGCCGTTGGTGGGCACCTTGCTGTTGCAGTGGCTGGACTGGCGTTGGCTGTTCGTGGCCTTCGCCATTGGCGCGGTTGTGGCCTGGCTGCTGCTGTACCGGCTGATGCCGGAGACCTTGGGCGTGGAGCGCCGTGACGGCTCGCGCCTGGCATTCACGCCGATCCACCTGCTGCCACTGCTGGCCGGCTACGGCCAGTTGCTGGGCAACCGCCGCTTTGTCGCTGGCAGCGCGGCCCTGGGCCTGGTCGGTCTGCCGCTGATTGGCTGGATCGGCCTGTCGCCGGTGCTGCTGATCCACGACGAGGGGCTGAGCACCATGGAGTACGCCTTGTGGCAGTTGCCGGTGTTTGGCGGGCTGATCCTGGGCAACCTGATCATCAACCGCATTGCCGATCGCTATCCGTTGGCGGCGCTGGTGCGTGGTGCATTGTGGCCATACCTGGCCGGCCTGTGCCTGATGGGACTGGCGACATGGTACTGGCCGAGTGTGACCAGCGTGGTGGCGGGCATGTCGCTGTACGCGCTGGGGTTGGGCGTGGCCAACGCGGTGCTGTATCGCATGACGCTGTTCGCCAGCGAGCAGAGCAAGGGCCTGGTCTCGGCCATGCTGGGGATGATCACCATTGCCTTGCTGGGGTTGGGTGGGGCGCTGCTGGCGATGATTGGGGCCGGGACCAGCTTGCTGCACTTTGCCCTGGCGGCGGGTGTGGCGGGGGCCTTGGCGCTGTGGCCGCTGTGGTTTGTGGTGGGTGGAAGGCCTGGTGAGGGGGCTGTTGCTCAGTAA
- the groL gene encoding chaperonin GroEL (60 kDa chaperone family; promotes refolding of misfolded polypeptides especially under stressful conditions; forms two stacked rings of heptamers to form a barrel-shaped 14mer; ends can be capped by GroES; misfolded proteins enter the barrel where they are refolded when GroES binds) translates to MAAKDVKFGDSARKKMLVGVNVLADAVKATLGPKGRNVVLAKSFGAPTITKDGVSVAKEIELKDAFENMGAQLVKEVASKANDAAGDGTTTATVLAQAIVNEGLKAVAAGMNPMDLKRGIDKATAAVVAELKNLSKPCADSKAIAQVGTISANSDNSIGEIIAEAMEKVGKEGVITVEEGSGLENELSVVEGMQFDRGYLSPYFVNKPDTMVAELEGPLLLLVDKKISNIRELLPVLEAVAKAGRPLLIVAEDVEGEALATLVVNNMRGIVKVAAVKAPGFGDRRKAMLQDIAVLTGGQVISEEIGLSLETATLEHLGNAKRVILSKENTTIIDGAGADTEIEARVKQIRAQIEETSSDYDREKLQERLAKLAGGVAVIKVGAGTEVEMKEKKARVEDALHATRAAVEEGVVPGGGVALVRSLAAIANLKGDNEDQNVGIALLRRAVEAPLRQITANAGDEPSVVADKVKQGSGNFGYNAATGEYGDMIEMGILDPAKVTRSALQAAASIGGLMITTEAMVADLPEDKPAAGMPDMGGMGGMGGMM, encoded by the coding sequence ATGGCTGCTAAAGACGTAAAATTCGGCGATTCCGCTCGTAAGAAAATGCTGGTTGGTGTCAACGTTCTGGCTGACGCGGTAAAAGCGACCCTGGGCCCGAAAGGCCGTAACGTGGTGCTGGCCAAGAGCTTCGGCGCTCCGACCATCACCAAGGACGGCGTTTCCGTCGCCAAGGAAATCGAGCTGAAAGACGCCTTCGAGAACATGGGCGCCCAACTGGTCAAGGAAGTTGCTTCCAAGGCCAACGACGCTGCCGGTGACGGCACCACCACCGCTACCGTCCTGGCTCAGGCCATCGTCAACGAAGGCCTGAAAGCCGTCGCTGCCGGCATGAACCCGATGGACCTGAAGCGCGGCATCGACAAGGCCACCGCTGCCGTCGTCGCCGAGCTGAAGAACCTGTCCAAGCCATGCGCCGACTCCAAGGCCATCGCCCAGGTAGGTACCATCTCCGCCAACTCCGACAACTCCATCGGTGAAATCATCGCCGAAGCCATGGAAAAAGTCGGTAAAGAAGGCGTGATCACCGTTGAAGAAGGCTCGGGCCTGGAAAACGAACTGTCGGTCGTTGAAGGCATGCAGTTCGACCGCGGCTACCTGTCCCCGTACTTCGTCAACAAGCCGGACACCATGGTTGCCGAGCTGGAAGGCCCGCTGCTGCTGCTGGTCGACAAGAAGATCTCCAACATCCGTGAGCTGCTGCCAGTTCTGGAAGCCGTTGCCAAGGCCGGCCGCCCACTGCTGATCGTTGCCGAAGACGTTGAAGGTGAAGCCCTGGCTACCCTGGTAGTCAACAACATGCGCGGCATCGTCAAGGTTGCTGCGGTCAAGGCTCCGGGCTTCGGCGACCGCCGCAAGGCCATGCTGCAGGACATCGCCGTCCTGACTGGCGGCCAGGTCATCTCCGAAGAAATCGGCCTGTCGCTGGAAACTGCTACCCTGGAGCACCTGGGTAACGCCAAGCGCGTCATCCTGTCCAAGGAAAACACCACCATCATCGACGGCGCTGGCGCCGACACCGAGATCGAAGCACGCGTCAAGCAGATCCGTGCCCAGATCGAAGAGACTTCCTCGGACTACGACCGTGAGAAGCTGCAAGAGCGTCTGGCCAAACTGGCTGGCGGTGTTGCCGTGATCAAGGTCGGTGCCGGCACCGAAGTTGAAATGAAAGAGAAGAAAGCCCGCGTTGAAGACGCCCTGCACGCAACCCGTGCAGCCGTTGAAGAAGGCGTGGTACCTGGCGGTGGTGTAGCCCTGGTTCGCTCCCTGGCTGCCATTGCCAACCTCAAAGGCGACAACGAAGACCAGAACGTCGGTATCGCCCTGCTGCGTCGCGCTGTTGAAGCGCCGCTGCGCCAGATCACTGCCAACGCCGGCGACGAGCCAAGCGTTGTCGCTGACAAGGTCAAGCAAGGTTCGGGTAACTTCGGTTACAACGCTGCTACCGGCGAATACGGCGACATGATCGAGATGGGTATCCTGGACCCAGCCAAAGTCACCCGCTCGGCGCTGCAAGCTGCTGCTTCGATCGGCGGTCTGATGATCACCACCGAAGCCATGGTCGCTGACCTGCCAGAAGACAAGCCAGCTGCTGGCATGCCTGACATGGGCGGCATGGGTGGCATGGGCGGCATGATGTAA
- a CDS encoding YajQ family cyclic di-GMP-binding protein: protein MPSFDVVSELDKHEVQNAVDNAIKDLDRRYDLKGKGTFEFKDKEQTVMLTAEEEFQLEAMLEILRLALVKRKIDVKCLETKDPYASGKEKKQEAKFREGIDKDLAKKIVATIKDAKLKVQAAIQGEQVRVTGKKRDDLQEAIALLRTKEFDMPLQFNNFRD from the coding sequence ATGCCTTCGTTCGACGTGGTATCGGAACTGGACAAGCACGAAGTGCAGAACGCGGTCGACAACGCCATCAAGGACCTGGACCGTCGCTACGACCTCAAGGGCAAGGGCACCTTCGAGTTCAAGGACAAAGAGCAGACCGTGATGCTCACCGCCGAGGAAGAGTTCCAGCTCGAAGCGATGTTGGAAATCCTGCGCCTGGCGCTGGTCAAGCGCAAGATCGACGTGAAGTGCCTGGAAACCAAGGACCCGTACGCCTCGGGCAAGGAAAAGAAACAGGAAGCCAAGTTCCGCGAAGGTATCGACAAGGATCTGGCGAAGAAGATCGTCGCCACCATCAAGGATGCCAAGCTGAAAGTGCAGGCCGCCATCCAGGGCGAGCAGGTACGCGTTACCGGCAAAAAGCGCGACGACCTGCAGGAAGCCATTGCGCTGCTGCGTACCAAGGAATTCGACATGCCATTGCAGTTCAACAACTTCCGCGACTGA
- a CDS encoding FxsA family protein, with protein MRAFLLLFLLFPVLELFVFVKVSAAIGFFPALLLIIAGSALGVLVMRVAGLATALRARESLQRGELPAEDMFQGMMLAVGGGLLLLPGFISDVLGLLCLLPFTRHLAARKMRERAEAQAMRQRAFQDDPFQARPSDGGHRPNVIEGEYERRDK; from the coding sequence ATGCGTGCTTTTCTACTGCTGTTTCTCCTGTTTCCCGTGCTGGAGCTGTTCGTCTTCGTGAAGGTCAGTGCCGCCATCGGTTTCTTCCCAGCACTGCTGCTGATCATCGCCGGCTCCGCCCTGGGTGTGCTGGTGATGCGCGTGGCCGGGCTGGCAACCGCACTGCGCGCCCGTGAAAGCCTGCAGCGTGGCGAACTGCCCGCCGAGGACATGTTTCAGGGCATGATGCTGGCCGTTGGTGGTGGCCTGCTGTTGCTGCCAGGTTTCATCAGCGACGTGCTGGGCTTGCTCTGCCTGCTGCCATTCACCCGTCACCTGGCCGCGCGCAAGATGCGCGAGCGTGCCGAGGCCCAGGCCATGCGACAGCGCGCCTTCCAGGACGACCCGTTCCAGGCCCGGCCGAGTGATGGCGGGCATAGGCCGAATGTGATCGAAGGCGAGTACGAGCGCCGCGACAAGTAA
- a CDS encoding MGMT family protein gives MSDGYEHALDSAEGRRTVLYSVLGQVPAGKVVSYGQLAELAGLGRAARWVGRTLGQLPADTRLPWHRVLGAGGRLSLALGTPSGDEQRARLRAEGVNVTNNRVDMTRHGWRPMEHSG, from the coding sequence ATGTCTGACGGATATGAGCACGCCCTCGACTCCGCCGAGGGCCGACGGACGGTGCTGTATTCGGTACTTGGCCAAGTTCCGGCCGGCAAGGTGGTCAGCTATGGCCAACTGGCCGAACTGGCAGGGCTTGGGCGGGCGGCACGCTGGGTCGGACGTACCCTCGGGCAACTGCCCGCGGACACTCGCCTGCCCTGGCACCGGGTGCTCGGCGCAGGCGGCCGCCTGAGCCTGGCACTGGGTACCCCGTCTGGGGATGAACAACGGGCGCGCCTGCGTGCGGAGGGTGTAAATGTAACCAACAATCGTGTGGATATGACGCGCCATGGCTGGCGCCCGATGGAGCACAGCGGTTAG
- a CDS encoding HugZ family pyridoxamine 5'-phosphate oxidase, producing the protein MSTNAIRPARELLLKEYRGVLSTHSKSMPGYPFGSVVPYCLDAQGNPLILISRIAQHTHNLQKDPKCSLLVGEREAEDVQAVGRLTVMAEAHKLVEEAAIEAAAERYYRYFPDAANYHKAHDFDFWVLQPVRHRYIGGFGAIHWLDQVTLANPFAGKAEASMVEHMNSDHANAIAHYVQLTELPSHAPAQMVGVDSEGMHLRIGQAVHWLPFPSTCNTPTQVREALVLLARADQWPVATEVEG; encoded by the coding sequence GTGAGTACCAATGCCATCCGTCCCGCCCGGGAGCTGCTGCTCAAGGAATACCGCGGCGTGCTCTCGACCCATTCCAAGTCGATGCCCGGCTACCCCTTCGGCTCGGTCGTGCCGTACTGCCTGGACGCCCAGGGCAACCCGTTGATCCTCATCAGCCGCATCGCCCAGCACACGCACAACCTGCAGAAGGATCCCAAGTGCTCGCTGCTGGTAGGTGAGCGCGAAGCCGAGGACGTGCAGGCCGTGGGGCGCCTGACGGTGATGGCCGAGGCGCACAAGCTGGTGGAGGAGGCCGCCATCGAGGCTGCCGCAGAGCGTTACTACCGCTATTTCCCGGACGCGGCCAACTACCACAAGGCCCACGACTTCGACTTCTGGGTGCTGCAGCCGGTGCGCCACCGCTACATCGGCGGCTTCGGCGCGATCCACTGGCTTGACCAGGTAACTCTGGCCAACCCGTTCGCCGGTAAAGCCGAGGCAAGCATGGTCGAGCATATGAACAGCGACCACGCCAACGCCATCGCCCACTATGTGCAACTGACCGAGCTGCCAAGCCATGCGCCAGCGCAGATGGTCGGGGTAGACAGCGAAGGCATGCACCTGCGTATCGGCCAGGCGGTGCACTGGTTGCCCTTCCCAAGTACTTGCAACACGCCGACACAAGTCCGCGAAGCCCTGGTTTTGCTGGCTCGCGCCGACCAGTGGCCGGTTGCGACGGAAGTCGAGGGTTGA
- a CDS encoding mechanosensitive ion channel family protein: MDLNAEVDQLVRQSQTWIPLIMEYGSRVLLALLTLAVGWWIINKVSARLGKLVGLRNADLALQGFISTLSNIVLKVLLFVSVASMIGIETTSFVAAIGAAGLAIGLALQGSLANFAGGVLILMFRPFRIGDWIEAQGVAGTVDSIQIFHTVLRTGDNKTVIMPNGSLSNGIITNTNRQPTRKVVFDVGVDYEADLQKARNVLLELAQDPRVLPDPAPQAVVATLGDSSITVSLRLWTKTADYWDVMFMLNEHARDRLKAEGIDIPFPQRVIRVVQETAAQ, encoded by the coding sequence ATGGATTTGAACGCTGAAGTCGATCAGCTGGTCCGCCAATCCCAGACCTGGATCCCCTTGATCATGGAATATGGCAGCCGTGTGCTGCTGGCGCTGCTGACCTTGGCGGTCGGCTGGTGGATCATCAACAAGGTCAGCGCCCGCCTGGGCAAGCTGGTTGGCCTGCGCAACGCCGACCTGGCGCTGCAGGGCTTCATCAGCACCTTGTCGAATATCGTGCTGAAGGTGCTGCTGTTCGTCAGCGTGGCGTCGATGATCGGTATCGAGACCACCTCGTTCGTTGCCGCCATCGGTGCCGCGGGCCTGGCCATCGGCCTGGCCTTGCAGGGCAGCCTGGCGAACTTCGCCGGCGGTGTGCTGATCCTGATGTTTCGCCCGTTCCGCATCGGTGACTGGATCGAGGCGCAAGGCGTGGCCGGCACCGTCGACAGCATCCAGATCTTCCACACCGTGCTGCGCACTGGTGACAACAAGACGGTGATCATGCCCAACGGCAGCCTGTCCAACGGCATCATCACCAACACCAACCGCCAGCCGACGCGCAAGGTGGTGTTCGATGTGGGCGTGGACTACGAGGCCGACCTGCAGAAGGCCCGCAACGTGCTGCTGGAGCTGGCGCAGGACCCGCGCGTGCTGCCCGACCCGGCGCCGCAGGCGGTGGTCGCGACCCTGGGCGACAGCTCGATCACAGTGTCCTTGCGCTTGTGGACCAAGACCGCCGATTACTGGGATGTGATGTTCATGCTCAACGAGCATGCGCGTGACCGGTTGAAGGCCGAAGGGATCGACATTCCGTTCCCGCAGCGGGTGATTCGCGTGGTGCAGGAGACTGCAGCGCAGTAA
- a CDS encoding DUF481 domain-containing protein, whose amino-acid sequence MYSRSLLCLLAASLCASPVFADTVWMKNGDRLSGKIKVFDGGKLLLETPYGGSIALDWKEVQTLESDQEMLVKQDAYSGERAKALKAAEPGKVTLANGEAPKTVELASIEQIMKPKPLVEDFVWKGNVDVALDYKRAENDTDDYDVGFKTSARHGRWRHNAEGEYNRETKDDVTTTDNWSAEYALDRFLTEKWFWQGRMEYKRDRIEDLARQRTVGTGPGYQFWDNELGAFSLGSLINRTDFEYQDGAKDNFYSAAVKWDYTRYLIGKNVQLFTNGEFAKPLGGVADYALDAEVGLRYKVTEWASLNLKAEKDIITGTRESDLDKTRYTAGFGVTW is encoded by the coding sequence ATGTATTCTAGATCCTTGTTGTGCCTGCTTGCTGCTTCCCTATGCGCCTCCCCGGTGTTCGCCGACACCGTATGGATGAAGAACGGTGACCGGCTCAGCGGCAAGATCAAAGTCTTCGACGGCGGCAAGCTGCTGCTGGAAACCCCCTATGGCGGTTCCATCGCCCTGGACTGGAAAGAGGTCCAGACCCTGGAGAGCGACCAGGAGATGCTGGTCAAGCAGGACGCCTACAGCGGTGAGCGCGCCAAGGCGCTGAAGGCCGCCGAGCCCGGCAAGGTGACCTTGGCCAATGGCGAGGCGCCAAAGACCGTGGAGCTGGCCAGCATTGAGCAGATCATGAAGCCCAAGCCCCTGGTCGAGGATTTCGTGTGGAAGGGCAACGTCGACGTGGCGCTGGACTACAAGCGCGCCGAGAACGACACCGACGACTACGACGTCGGCTTCAAGACCAGCGCCCGCCATGGCCGCTGGCGGCACAATGCCGAAGGCGAATACAACCGCGAGACCAAGGACGACGTCACCACCACAGACAACTGGAGTGCCGAGTATGCCCTGGACCGCTTCCTCACCGAGAAGTGGTTCTGGCAAGGGCGCATGGAGTACAAGCGCGACCGCATCGAAGACCTTGCTCGCCAGCGCACCGTGGGTACCGGCCCGGGTTACCAGTTCTGGGACAACGAACTGGGCGCGTTTTCGCTGGGGTCGCTGATCAACCGCACCGACTTTGAATACCAGGATGGCGCCAAGGACAACTTCTATTCTGCGGCGGTGAAGTGGGACTACACCCGCTACCTGATTGGCAAGAACGTGCAGCTGTTCACCAACGGCGAGTTCGCCAAGCCGCTGGGTGGCGTGGCCGACTATGCGCTGGATGCCGAGGTTGGCCTGCGCTACAAGGTCACTGAATGGGCCTCGCTCAACCTCAAGGCGGAGAAGGACATCATCACCGGTACCCGTGAGAGTGACCTGGACAAGACCCGCTATACCGCAGGCTTCGGCGTTACCTGGTAA
- a CDS encoding co-chaperone GroES, translating to MKLRPLHDRVVIRRSEEESKTAGGIVLPGSAAEKPNRGEVVAVGTGRILDNGEVRALAVKVGDKVVFGPYSGSNTVKVDGEDLLVMAENEILAVIEG from the coding sequence ATGAAGCTTCGTCCTCTGCATGACCGCGTCGTTATCCGTCGCAGCGAAGAAGAATCGAAAACCGCTGGCGGTATCGTCCTGCCGGGTTCGGCCGCTGAAAAACCAAACCGCGGCGAAGTCGTCGCCGTCGGCACCGGTCGCATCCTGGACAACGGCGAAGTTCGCGCACTGGCCGTGAAAGTGGGTGACAAAGTGGTTTTCGGCCCTTACTCGGGCAGCAACACCGTGAAAGTCGATGGCGAAGACCTGCTGGTAATGGCCGAGAACGAAATCCTCGCCGTTATCGAAGGCTGA
- the colR gene encoding two-component system response regulator ColR, whose protein sequence is MRILLVEDNRDILANLADYLGMKGYTVDCAQDGLSGLHLAATEHYDLIVLDIMLPGIDGYTLCKRLREDARRDTPVIMLTARDQLDDRLQGFRSGADDYLLKPFALSELAARIEAVLRRAQGGGRRTLQVADLSYDLDTLEVTRQGRLLKLNPVGLKLLAVLMQKSPHVLRREVLEEALWGDDCPDSDSLRSHVHQLRQVIDKPFEKPLLHTVHGVGYRLAEGRDGV, encoded by the coding sequence ATGCGCATTCTTTTGGTTGAAGACAACCGCGATATCCTGGCCAACCTGGCCGATTACCTGGGCATGAAAGGCTATACCGTCGACTGTGCCCAGGATGGCCTGTCCGGCCTGCACCTGGCTGCCACCGAGCACTACGACCTGATCGTGCTCGACATCATGTTGCCGGGCATCGACGGCTACACCCTGTGCAAGCGCCTGCGCGAAGACGCCCGCCGCGACACGCCGGTGATCATGCTCACCGCCCGCGACCAATTGGACGACCGCCTGCAAGGCTTCCGCTCCGGTGCCGACGACTACCTGCTCAAGCCCTTCGCCCTGTCGGAGCTGGCCGCCCGCATCGAAGCGGTGCTGCGCCGGGCCCAGGGCGGTGGGCGCCGCACCTTGCAGGTGGCCGACCTCAGTTATGACCTGGACACCCTCGAGGTCACCCGCCAGGGCCGCTTGCTCAAGCTCAACCCGGTCGGCCTCAAGCTGTTGGCGGTGCTGATGCAGAAAAGCCCGCACGTATTGCGTCGCGAAGTGCTGGAAGAAGCCCTGTGGGGAGATGATTGCCCTGACAGCGACAGCCTGCGCAGCCACGTGCACCAGCTGCGCCAGGTGATCGACAAGCCGTTTGAAAAACCGCTGCTGCATACCGTCCATGGCGTCGGCTATCGCCTCGCCGAGGGCCGTGATGGAGTTTAA